gatgcagaagtttccagtaaatatagcagtaggttcatccacatgatgacagcctgtaaaactacaccatggtttgtagaggaggttcagacgtaaaaattcagcatgagcttgacgagacaacacgaaacgagcgagtttatcagcaactctgaacagacgacacagaagtaacgcgccgcatcgctatgacgaccaggtactgtaaagtgggtagtatcctgtaatggaaacggtctacaggaataggacctggtactcgagtcgagccgagtcaagctggttccatgtggtggaaacgtggcaatagtttccaaagggttctaaaggcaatattctccaaaccacatgggggcagtctctgtaGACCCTCAGCAATACAATGCAAAAAAGGATCATCTTCGTTTTAGAATTtagactgctctgtgatctcgtaagttaacctcctaagacccagctatgggttttctgtccacatctgtacacaagagtttcacagctacataaaaaaataaaaatttaattaaacaaaaaaaaaaaaaacccaaaaaactgtccaccgtaaagaacatctcataaaaattgttttaaaatgcatcagaaaaactgttgcatcatgatgtttccaatatagacaattatttaattttaaaaagtccaaacttgtactttcctgggtctcaggaggttaaatatattattaacaaaactatattttaaaaaaaatgcatttcaactttaaccTAATTTTGAGCAATGAAATCAATCTAAAAGAAATCtaggtattttttttccccataattcatgcatgaaagggttaaaaagtacagAAAAGTGTAGTTTTTCTACTTTCCAGGGGTGCCACAGGTGTCTTATCTGGGCCCACTGAGGttctgaaaaaatatatataatagatGCAATGAGAAAACTACAGTAAGTATGTAACAAGATGCAAATAGTTGAAAATAGAAAAgctgtttaaaggagtgataaagGAGCCTCATATTTACAAACATctttgtccaattacttttgagcctGAAAATTTATGATATACAGTGTGTTTATAATATTCAGTTTTTGCTCTACAGATCTTTGTTGCTcaacaaaaattaaaaagtaccgtttgttacctccgccaaggaggttatgtttttgccagggtttgtttgtttgtctgtctgtttgtctgtccgttagtgtgcaacataactcaaaaagttatggacagatttggatgaaattttcagggtttgttggaaatgggataaggaagaaatgattaaattttggtggtgatcgggggtgggggggcccacggggggggccactgatcagccttggcggaggtctgcgctctccgagtgcttctagtttgctgATGTATTTAATATGAGTGTATTCTCCAGTCGATGCttcattttattcagtatttTTGCCCAAATAATTCACATTGAGAACTGACTAGtgctgcttttgttgttgttgtttattcatgTTACACATAAACAGCATCCAGTTTTAGTAAAGGAAGCTATTATTGTTTTGCCAAGAgataatgttacaaaaaaaagtcaattaatactgaaaaacactgattttatcCTTGTTTTTTGCACATATTAAAGCCTTAACTATTCACTGACTGCATGTGTATAATTTTACAGACATTGTTTGACAAACTGGTCAGAATCCAGTTGAAACCAGTTCTTCTGAAGCAGATGAAGCTGAACTCAACAGGTGTGAGGCTAGTTTCAGAAGCATTTATCATTAGAAGTGTCTCAGAATAATTCCAACGTCCTCCTCCAGGTGTCGGTATCTGTTAGATGATCAGATCCAGATATCGACTGAGAGGCTGTTTATTCACTTTAGATTAGAAAAGGAGAGAATGCAAATGGAGACACCTTTAAATCTGAGAAACTCCTGGGTCTAAACATCAGTTAAAGGTGAAAaacacaccaacctgatttttGGCAGTCGGATGCTGTCGtgcagtctggtgaggtcggtgacatgagtttgtttggtgtggtgtgtgtattttcctgtattaaattaactaattatgtagatgttcattaaagctccgattaaagttaagggtcatTACCCCATAGCCCCCtgaagggctattgtttttggttcagtttgttttgttgtttgttaacactttagcagcaaatctattggttgaattcataccaaattgggtttatagattgccagtgacccagaatagatctcactacattttgggaaaagttggtcaaagtttcaattttttatgaatttttaattttttttttttttccccatttacttagaatggggcaaaatttcacgtccgtagcagcaaaactattggttgaattcatatcaaattgggtttatagattgccagtgacccagaataaatgtgattatattttgggaaaaataggtcaaagttaaattttttgatgaatattttacctcttttttttcctcacatttacttataatgggagaaatttgacacgtctataaaaacatctattttgtttcaatttccttcaaacttggcacacatttagaggcaactgatatgatgacatcagcacatgcatagacatgatgacatcagctggatcgatgacaaaataagctacaatatatgcgaggggcggggtttgttgtatctggaaccacttgttttatcagaaacagagaaaactgaagaaaaagtgactttttcagccaaatacatCAATAAATGAACGTAAAAACACATGTATCCACCCTCTGTTTTTCTTACCTCTCCTCCTTCGCCGCCCTGCTCCATTCCTCCATATTCTCCCTGCAGAAGCAAAACAACCAATCAGATGGCAGACAGGTGGTCATGTGACCAGTGGATGAACAGATGAAGTAATGGCAGGGCAGAGGCTTCAAGCACCGTCTCCTCCAGTTATGATGGAATAAAGCAGTGGACACTACAGGTATCATGCTCTAGGGCTGAGCTGACTGTTAACGACATGCTTCAGACTTTtcctatggggggggggggggggggggggggcgtatttTGAGTTTACAGCGTTAACGGTTACAGGACTGTCTGGGTTTGACTACTTTTGGTCATGCTGTGGATGTGTCCAGTGTTATCTGATGGGTTACAGTTAAAGGTTCATGGAGGAGCTCCGTGGTTCCAGATGGAGGCTCAGGTGAACAGAAGCACAAGCTCTGTAATGGGTTCAGCCTTCAGTtacattatttattcatgtgttCAACTCCTGTCAGGGCTGGGCGATACTGACGGAACACAATCTGACCTACATTTGGATATGTGTCCATGAACGCTGCCAAAATCTGAACCCACCAAgtggatttgtctcatttctggtccaaatgtctcatcacacttaaaataagacacaatcacctgaagaggaacttaaCAATCAGATATAAGAAGTGATTTAGAGAcgaaagatctggaaaatctgagttcaagaaatctgaacaagattatttttctttgcttaattcaagacttttttgcttaattcaagctttttttgcttaattcagatttttgcttaattcaagctttttttttttttttttgcttaattcaagtttttttttgtttaattcaagatttttttttttttttgcttaattcaagtttttttttttttttttggcttaattcaagcctaaaaaaatcttgaatttatacATTTACTAAATGATCCGCCTTGGCAGAGGTcggtgctctccgagtgcttttctagttgtaaatacatttttttgaacagatattaaccttcccttgacttcgcccatttattacacttggcagaggtaataaatgggCTCATCAGGGTTATGATTATGTCTAACatcggttatgttttcatcggggtttgtctgtctgtttttttatttgtctgttagcaagataactctaaagttatggacgggtttttgatgaaattttcaggaaatgttgatactggcacaaggaacaaatgattaaatcttggtggtgatcgggggtgaactgttctaccttggtggaggtcagcGCACTGAGTACTTTTCTGGCTACTGTTGTGATCATGAATGttgcttgttttatttctcactgaTGATCATGTGCTCTGCGTTTTAGAAAAGCCACCAGTGGACTGGTGTTGAAAACTAGCATGTGTGCTACATACACCTGAGCAAAGCATCTGGTCTGTGATGTCCATATCAACGaaattaaattaagttaaattaatgTTCTATCTATAGTCCTGTTCTCATCATAAAACCTCAAATAAACAACTGGATTCTTTCACTTTCACTCAGATCTAATAATGACCTAATAAGAACATGTATAGTATTGCCCAGTCCTGTTTTATTAATGAGAACATGTAGAAACACAGGTTTAACAGTTCCACAGCAGTTTAATGCATGAGCTCTGcaataaacaaaagaataaataaaaatatatatatattgcagggtgCAGGGTAAACTGAAATAAAGGATCATGCAtgttgtcctgtctgtctgtttttcatacCACCCAAcccctaaggcagtggttcccaacctttttttactcatgaccccattttaacttcacaaatttctggcgaccccagacattcacaacacagactttttttttttgctaaaataaatgtgtttttgatcacataatagtttgctattctatgttgcaaataaacgttaattatagacaacatttaggctgtttaatgtatattattctggacagaggcagtaaatccaggtgtagattactgcacaaagggaggatttgattttccttggtcaggatatgtacagtcagtccagctgcaaattaatactgaacaaaaataactccaactatgaattatgaaagagctgcagcatctgaactgaccacaatgaacatttgacagataaacagaaccacagggctgcagtttcagcttcagtttgtctgtatggattggggttgtccctctcaactcaccatatatgtttaattagtaagttttttaattttttttttttttttttttagcaataactagaaatttcaggcgacctcatttgaattccaggcggccccacgtggggtcccgaccccaaggttgaaaaacactgccctaaggtGACCTATGACCTATGAGCCCTGTCCAATAGGCACCTCGTATACAGGCTCCTCCTATCAGGGGAACAcagacaacacacaaacaaaaggaAAAGGTGAGAATCACaggaacacaacaacacacacacacacacacacacacacacagaagcataGGAAACTAAACACAGAAAACTAAACCAGAACGACATGCAACGACAGCGGCAGATCTTAGATGTGTCACAACATCTAACATGTggaaaacagaaacacacaaacagaccaatCACAGACAGATACGACGACTGCAGCACAAACTGAACCCCCACAGCTCATGTGCTCACAGTCACATTTAAACAGCTGTTGTACGTATGGagtttattttattactagtgtacatggatATTCATACTGTGTCTTGGTCATCATctcattcattttcagtttttggtttgttgcagctttgtgaCACAAAAGAGTCCACAGGTTCCTATAGAgtaaaaaaggtttttattttttaataagcgtgtaagaaaacatcagttctgcaatatattgtgatattttatttcatgatactgtatcgatattaaaaagtactgtaatgaaatttttaggtttttattcaaatgcagatattgtggaggttcatttttggtttttttgtttttcttttttgtttatgttttatttattatttttacactcttttattaaataatattagttcctttagttccgcggtgacttctgctagcgctgacgtcacgtgtATACCCTCtatttcaaaatgtaattttgtTTGGAAATAGTGTACATTACTAAAAAAATTGTACACATCTTGAATATTTTCTTTATtgcagttgtataatttcataaatacaccaaacattgcattattgtatggaaatacaaagttaaatagttcAGTAATAAACTAATCACACATAGGCGACAGAATacggaggactgaacctgccatattcaaacatacacacagaaatatgAAAATGGCTCAATAAATTCATTCccttaccatttatttatctatttggtTCTTAGCctcctcatggtaaaatgtagatgactaagtattttttttatggctacggtcacattttttcttctttttcgaaTCAAAAATGGTTCTTTAGATGGTAACGCTTGCAGATCCCTGCTTTAGAGGATCtgggatcgggggggggggggggggggggggggggtctactgtggacatttactgaatttgtgatttgtgtgttcagaaatcttaccaagataatttgttgttccattggtagatttttttgcttaattcaagattatttttttttttgcttaattcaagatttttttttggttttgctttattcaaggtttttttttttttgcttaattcaagttttttttgtgctgaattcaatatttttttttgcttaatcaaaatgcttatttttttcttaattcaagcttttttttttttttttttttttacttaattcaagattttttggcttaattcaagccaaaaaaatcttgaatttatacatttattaattttaaacactatgTATTtacaatatgacataaataatataatagtcacctatcaatgtatttggaataagtgtagtttatttatgagagtttataaaatgagcCCACAGTGACGGTACAAaactcactttccaaacattcacattcagaaaactcctcaatttttttgtttttttttttacaatttttttctcatttcaaaatacattttcatgaaaatataagtaattactgacccagaaatataagtttggtgtagattattacctctgccaaggaacggcagaagttctgttttcatctgggtttgtctgtttgttagatAACTCAAAAATCTACGGTGGCACCTGTCTTTTATGACTCTTATTCAAGtcatttttcattgtttgtttattgttattcatgtaatttttcaacaaaaaactgtcaaataaacagatttttaaaaaatgaatgttttttgtatttgtagatccacttaatgaacatgtgtaaatgataaactgaggcagaatagtatTAAAATTacgcctatttttttttttaaataaatggttCTTAAtaaagttgttcatatttttttaagggacggtttgtagatgtaaaaaaaaatcactgtaaaaatagagaaaaattttggagttgtcattatttagggttattatctttttattatgttattcttttactaGTTCGActgtttcagatcatattggtctgaatgtggaacctgaactaaaatcagtttcacTTTTATCCTGATATTAGTGACTATATTCACAACCGTCTGATGCATTATGGTATAATGTCCAGAGATTATTCTGGAAACGCTGTTAAATCTCTAATGGAGATAAGGATGATTTTAAAACTGCCTTTTAGATGCATTAGTGTGGGACGGAGCTGCACATCTGCAACTGTAAAATGACTAATATAatggtttatttttattgtttttactcttTGCCTGAATTTACTTCCTCAaacactttatttgtttttttatacatgatacatttaatgcttttttttcagcttttacactttttctctggGCAAAGTACCTGTAACTGATCATTTTATGCTCAATTTAGGACATTTGGATCATCTGTTCAATcaatatttgacttttttatattaaacagtCAAAAATAATTAACTGCTGCACAGAATCTGAAAACATCTGATTAAACACACTGACAATTTTAATGTGGATGCAAAAGTGAGTGTTGACAGGTTTTCTGAGTGGGAACAGCTCCACCCAGTAGTCGCATCACTGCACTTTTATGTTAATTAAAATCTATTGAATCTATAAATTAACTCTAATTCAGTTTCTATCTCAAAGTCGTTTGATGTTGGATGTTTTTTCCGTCACACTTTGTCAAAAATGACTCAAACACAATCCCACTGCGGCTCAGTTtagcgttgccatggtaacccaCCTGGTTCATCATCCCGGTCGACGCGGCGACGTTCTCCACCCCCTCCACGGCGGCCTGCGACACCTCGTTGGCCCCGGCGACGGCTGTGTCTGCAACGATGTTGGTCTGATCCACGGTCCTGTTGGCGACTGCGGCGGAAAACACGGAAATGACCAAACACGAACACGTTTACGACATTTACAAGGCCTAGGGTCGACCTCAACGTTTAACTaaattaggctacgttcagacagtagtctaatgtggcccaaatccgattttttggccCGTATGTgatctgtatccgatctgttaaagaccatTTGAACAGCACAactctgacccaggccactttcatatgtggtactaaatccgatacgtatccgatattttgtaatgcgacttcagtttgtacagccaggtcgcatttattcgaactttatgtcattgaaatgcgacaaacatcacaattctgaaTACCACGAGGAGAAGTATCAGAAAACATTCTTACTTCTGTAAACCACAGTGCGAGTCTGCATGGTCACGAATTCTGTCAGGACTTCTTTTGCGCATGTGAGtaacttcagggtcgcattcaggtCATATTCAAacctgatagaagtcgcatttaatgtgccaTATGAACAAgcgcacaaaaaaaatcagatttcatcaaaaaaatctaaattgtgtattaagacctgctgtcggAATGTAGCCTTCGACAAACATTTCATGACATTTTATACAGTTTTATTGTACAGAAGTTCATTTTCAGAATTCACCTTAAAatactttttaacccttaaaagttCCTCGGGGCATTTTTTtgctattcacttttttttttttttttttaatttccaactcattatttaatgttgaATGAATGTAGTTCAAAATCACCAGAATATTCAGTTTTTTTAACTTTCATAATTGTCGTCTCGGTTTCTAAAGCTAGCCTAAAATAGCTAAGCAacacaaaatagacaaaaatgtcCAATTGAAAACCACTGAAATGCTGTCTTTgttactgccccctgctggtcagagtttgtAATATTAATACAATGTAAAACCCCTTAAACACAGAGGTTTGGATTAaatctgaggttttacagatggaGGTAAATGACTTCTATCAGGAATTCAGTGACTCTGACACTAGAAAACTTGTTCTCAAAACAGAAGAATGTGATTTACAGAAGAAAtcatacatttatttacagattgtttatatttttcatttaagtaCCTGCACACATATGGTTTGTACATATGTTTTATGAATCAAACGCTTGTCTTACCTGTGTTTACTGATGACACCACTCCCTCCTTTGTTTTATTGCCtgtggataaaaaaaacatattatgaACGTGTTTTTTATGAAACACTGAAGCATTTAGGCCAAAGTGAAAGTAAAaatattaacaaataaataaataactaagctCAATTGGATGAATTAGAAAGTTTATGGACACACTGatatcatccattcatccatgtatcatccatccatcagttcatccatccatacattatccatccatccatcattcatgtatcatccgtccgtccatccatccatccattattcatccatgtatcatccatccatcaattcatccatccatccattatccatccatccatccatcattcatgtatcatccatccgtccatccatccatccattattcatccatccattcatccatgtatcatccatccatccatcaatccatccatccatgtatcatccatccatccatccatccatccatatattatccatccatccatcattcatgtatcatccatccatccatccatccattattcatccatccattcatccatgtatcatccatccatcaatccatcatCCATacatcatccgtccatccatccatccatgtatcatccatccatccatccatatattatccatccatccatcattcatgtatcatccatccatccatccatccatccattattcatccatccatccatccatccatcattcaagtatcatccatccatccatcattcatgtatcatccatccatccatccatcattcatgtatcatccatccatgcatccatcatccattattcatccatccatccatccatccatccatccattattcatccatccatccatccatccattattcatccatccatccatccatccattattcatccatccatccatccatccatccataaaacCATCTTCCGTTCATTCGTTAATATTTACAAACTGCAGTTTTAACTCTAACATTATGTAACAAACATGTTCTGAAAAATGACCTCCTGGTAGATCTGTACCGTCTGAACACCCCCCCCCATCAAACCCCTTTAAAATGAACCCAGCTCAAATGCATGTGTTTCCAGTGGATCAGAGCTGGCTCATACTGTGGTGTCTGTTTAGTGAACTGGTTTCTGCTGCCTCAGCATCATCCACCGCCGTCTAAAAATAACCCTGGAAACCTACTTTTCCTGGCCGTCCTTCCACTGTGCCTACTGTTACTGTTCTGCTCTGTTTGGATGGGACTGGAGTAAAAGCTCCTGGGACTGTTTTTTCCACCGGTGCCGTCCTCATTACAGTGGATCCACAGCAGATTAAATGGGCGTTTACGTAACAGGACGGAGCAGGAATATGAGCCGTGGAAGATAaaagggaggaaggaggagattGGACTGAACAGGGGGAGTCAGTGGTGTGTCTGCGGCGCTTCCAGCCCGTCTGCACGCTCCTCGCCGTCCGTTATCCACGTGCCGCACCATGACACAGCTGGTTTCCCTCCGCCTGCAGGGGGCGCCGCCGCAGAACCATCCGATAATCGACTGTAATCCTGATCGAAAGCTGCCTTCGGTAATTGAGGATTGCACAGATTAGAGTGTGTGGGTGCTCTTTTCATGACAcattaggaggaaaaaaaaaaaaaaaagcacaaacggACGGC
The nucleotide sequence above comes from Sphaeramia orbicularis chromosome 19, fSphaOr1.1, whole genome shotgun sequence. Encoded proteins:
- the LOC115410188 gene encoding synuclein-like, yielding MDVLMKGFSMAKEGVVAAAEKTKAGMEEAAAKTKEGVMYVGNKTKEGVVSSVNTVANRTVDQTNIVADTAVAGANEVSQAAVEGVENVAASTGMMNQGEYGGMEQGGEGGEGY